Genomic DNA from uncultured Methanospirillum sp.:
TTTCAAAGAATTGGGTAAAAAACAGGTTACTGGTGATAGTCATGAATGTGTGTAATCGCAGACGTTATCATACATTGTGCAAAACGTTGATCTAACTGCTTCATGCTGATCCTGATCCAGGTTTGAAAGGATGATATCATCCCATCGCTTAGCAATCGCCAGGATATCGCGTTTTATACCCTTCCCCTTCTTAGTCAGAAAGACTTTGTATGCACGCCTGTCATCCTCGTCCCTTTCCCTGCTCACGTAGCCTTCATCGATCAGTCTTGTAATTGCCCTGGTAATAGTAGCCTTGTCCACCTTGATGATCTGGGAGATCTTCTCCTGGTTTATGCCATCCTTCTTGTAGAGGGGCATTAATATGAAGAACTGCCCTGAACCGATGTTGTATGGCTCCAGTTCCTTGTCCAGATATGTCTGGTGATACCGGTAGAGAAATGAGATGTACTTCCCGACAAATTCAAATTTTGCTTGTTTTACCATATATCCGGAACACACCATGCCGGCTATTCTGCCTCTGCTGCAAAAATAACCCTTATTGTAATATCAGTATGTTGGTTTCAATCATGCATTATTGTTGTTTATTCGTAATGCCGGAACCGGTATCCAAAGGCTAGATTGAACGTAATAAACCGCAGACGCGAAAAAAGGTGAGAGGATCAGGCAGTCTCATTTACTTCTTCGCCGAGATCACAGAATTTGTCCTCATCAAGATCACCGTAGAGCGGACATCCCGGACAACTGCAGTGAAATCCTTTCGGGCAGGTCCCTGCGAGACTGTCAGCCTTTGCCTGGGTATCCTCATCAATCAGGGTAGTTCCTGCATCTTCTGAAACAACTTTCTTCTGTTCACTTGTTGTAGCAAGTAACGGATCCTGGCACCCGTCGGTGCCGGATGCGGATCCTGCACTGGTAAAACTGCCTATG
This window encodes:
- a CDS encoding MarR family transcriptional regulator, with translation MVKQAKFEFVGKYISFLYRYHQTYLDKELEPYNIGSGQFFILMPLYKKDGINQEKISQIIKVDKATITRAITRLIDEGYVSRERDEDDRRAYKVFLTKKGKGIKRDILAIAKRWDDIILSNLDQDQHEAVRSTFCTMYDNVCDYTHS